One genomic segment of Longimicrobium sp. includes these proteins:
- a CDS encoding ABC transporter ATP-binding protein, which produces MTSQPRHVIEARGIIKEYPYQGDAVRALRGVEVDVAAGEMVAVVGPSGCGKSSLLNVLAGIDPPTRGTVRLLGEDLYGLEEGARSRLRLRKVGFIFQRFHLLAVLSAAENVELPMAEAGVPKRERRDRARELLDYVGLGHRTGHRPPHLSGGEQQRVAIARALANRPEVIFADEPTGELDRRTGAEIIALFARLNGEGTTLVVVTHDAKVAESAPRVVEMADGLVVSAGERP; this is translated from the coding sequence GTGACAAGCCAGCCACGCCACGTGATCGAGGCGCGCGGTATCATCAAGGAATACCCCTACCAGGGCGACGCCGTGCGGGCGCTGCGCGGGGTGGAGGTGGACGTGGCCGCCGGCGAGATGGTGGCAGTGGTGGGGCCGTCGGGGTGCGGAAAGAGCTCCCTGCTCAACGTGCTGGCCGGCATCGATCCGCCCACCCGCGGGACCGTGCGCCTGCTGGGTGAAGACCTGTACGGGCTGGAGGAAGGGGCGCGCTCCCGCCTGCGGCTGCGGAAGGTCGGCTTCATCTTCCAGCGCTTCCACCTCCTGGCCGTCCTCAGCGCCGCGGAGAACGTGGAGCTCCCCATGGCCGAGGCCGGCGTCCCCAAGCGCGAGCGCCGCGACCGCGCCCGTGAGCTGCTCGACTACGTGGGGCTCGGGCACCGCACGGGCCACCGCCCGCCGCACCTCTCCGGCGGCGAGCAGCAGCGCGTGGCCATCGCGCGCGCGCTGGCGAACCGGCCGGAGGTGATCTTCGCCGACGAGCCCACCGGCGAGCTGGATCGCCGCACCGGCGCCGAGATCATCGCCCTCTTCGCGCGCCTCAACGGCGAGGGGACGACGCTGGTCGTCGTCACCCATGACGCCAAGGTGGCCGAGAGCGCGCCGCGCGTGGTGGAGATGGCGGACGGGCTGGTGGTGAGCGCGGGAGAACGCCCGTGA
- a CDS encoding ABC transporter permease, which produces MIVAASLRALGRRRGRTALALAGIAVSAALLLDMTMLASGLTRSFGELLGVSGYALRVTPKGILPFDSEAGIPGGDAVGARIARIPGVKSVAPVLGAQFRVVRGDSAGAPLFTTGITPGAQFLYRIVEGREPGPGEVVVSEPMARLDGIRVGSTLLLAGADVSLGRRDTRTVRVSGVGDFLYDYAEQRSLAMPIGEVQRATGRPGEVSLFGVAVADGADGDDLARRIAAAIPEVTALSTRELMREMDRRLLYFRQLATILGSIAMVVTALLISTIVTIGVRERFGEIATLRAIGVARGRILLAVVTEGLVLAAVGCLAGLPLGLWMARRLDRILLSFPGIPARMTFFAWEAERVALAMGLVIAIGGLAGCIPGLAAVRSALSQALREEAE; this is translated from the coding sequence GTGATCGTAGCCGCCTCGCTGCGCGCGCTGGGGCGCCGCCGCGGGCGCACGGCGCTGGCGCTGGCGGGGATCGCCGTGTCCGCCGCGCTCCTGCTGGACATGACCATGCTCGCCTCCGGCCTCACCCGCTCCTTCGGCGAGCTGCTGGGGGTGAGCGGCTATGCGTTACGCGTAACGCCGAAGGGAATCCTCCCCTTCGATAGCGAGGCCGGCATCCCCGGTGGCGACGCGGTGGGCGCGCGCATCGCACGCATCCCGGGGGTGAAGTCCGTCGCGCCGGTGCTGGGCGCGCAGTTCCGCGTGGTGCGCGGCGACTCCGCCGGGGCGCCGCTCTTCACCACGGGGATAACCCCCGGCGCGCAGTTCCTCTACCGCATCGTGGAGGGCCGCGAGCCCGGCCCTGGCGAAGTGGTGGTCAGCGAGCCGATGGCGCGGCTGGACGGCATCCGCGTGGGGAGCACGCTGCTGCTCGCGGGCGCGGACGTGTCGCTGGGGCGCCGCGACACGCGCACGGTGCGCGTGAGCGGCGTGGGCGACTTCCTGTACGACTATGCGGAGCAGCGCTCCCTCGCCATGCCCATCGGCGAAGTGCAGCGGGCGACGGGAAGGCCCGGCGAGGTCTCGCTCTTCGGCGTCGCCGTCGCCGACGGGGCGGATGGCGACGACCTGGCGCGCCGCATCGCCGCCGCGATCCCGGAAGTCACCGCTCTCTCCACGCGCGAGCTGATGCGCGAGATGGACCGGCGCCTCCTCTACTTCCGCCAGCTCGCCACCATCCTGGGGAGCATCGCGATGGTGGTGACGGCGCTCCTGATCTCCACCATCGTCACCATCGGCGTGCGCGAGCGCTTCGGCGAGATCGCGACGCTGCGGGCGATCGGCGTGGCGCGCGGCCGCATCCTGCTCGCCGTGGTCACCGAGGGACTCGTCCTCGCCGCCGTCGGGTGCCTGGCCGGCCTCCCGCTGGGCCTGTGGATGGCACGCCGCCTGGACCGCATCCTCCTCTCCTTCCCCGGCATCCCCGCCCGGATGACCTTTTTCGCCTGGGAAGCCGAGCGCGTTGCCCTCGCCATGGGCCTGGTGATCGCCATCGGAGGGCTGGCCGGGTGCATCCCCGGCCTCGCCGCCGTGCGCTCCGCGCTCTCGCAGGCGCTACGGGAAGAGGCGGAGTGA
- a CDS encoding FtsX-like permease family protein: MLLSLALAAALAADPVPGLLIERRVAETVPLQVGDTVRVRALASGHPPRPFVVAGIFERAADPNRIARNDLEVRFHLPDLEALLPNHDRVDRFAVVLAPGARGDSAARWIETTALGTRAYSSTGLAERTSATFAVVSRFHDAIGIVTILASAIFLLCVMVIRVDERRRDMGVLRLIGVSRGTVFRAIVLEAIAIAVVGSAAGAVLGMIVARIVNAYYAQVYDTTLRFALVTPRIVVLAALLGLALGALAGALAAWRVVQVAPQKLGER, from the coding sequence TTGCTCCTGAGCCTGGCGCTCGCCGCGGCACTGGCAGCCGATCCCGTGCCCGGCCTCCTGATCGAGCGACGCGTGGCCGAGACCGTACCGCTGCAGGTGGGCGACACCGTCCGCGTGCGCGCCCTGGCTAGCGGCCACCCACCGCGCCCCTTCGTCGTCGCCGGCATCTTTGAGCGCGCCGCGGACCCCAACCGCATCGCCCGCAACGACCTCGAGGTCCGCTTCCACCTGCCCGACCTGGAAGCCCTCCTCCCCAACCACGACCGCGTGGACCGCTTCGCCGTGGTGCTCGCCCCCGGCGCGCGGGGCGACTCGGCGGCGCGGTGGATCGAGACGACGGCGCTCGGCACGCGCGCCTACTCCAGCACGGGGCTGGCCGAGCGCACCAGCGCCACCTTTGCCGTAGTCTCCCGCTTCCACGACGCCATCGGCATCGTGACGATCCTGGCAAGCGCCATCTTCCTCCTCTGCGTGATGGTGATTCGGGTGGACGAGCGGCGCCGCGACATGGGAGTGCTGCGGCTGATCGGGGTGAGCCGCGGCACCGTCTTCCGCGCCATCGTGCTGGAGGCGATCGCGATCGCGGTGGTGGGGAGCGCGGCAGGGGCGGTGCTCGGGATGATCGTGGCGCGCATCGTCAATGCCTACTATGCGCAGGTCTACGACACCACGCTGCGCTTCGCACTTGTAACGCCTCGCATCGTCGTCCTGGCGGCGCTGCTGGGGCTGGCGCTGGGCGCCCTGGCGGGAGCGCTCGCCGCCTGGCGCGTGGTGCAGGTCGCGCCGCAGAAGCTGGGGGAGCGGTGA
- a CDS encoding PAS domain-containing protein: MPSPEARHRDHEARYGAAREGVCVLAPDWRFRYVNASLLEILHLLGKREGVSSLWDALPGWRGTPEAESLERAMEDRAAVCFRVAGARGAGRTWEVEAEPLPSGDLRVHVRHATPRATPAPETAATREARLASMVAHLPVAVALLDAETLEVREANAACHTLLTAPWRAPGSLAGHTPAEIVPGWAGSEAEQRVKRVVETGEPWEVAELRVPPTGPRPVWLRLNVRMVDVPDGRRHLLVVAVEVTNPVRARRAAEAERRALFDILDTLPVGVVVAWAPEGRIAYVNPAGASLGGRTSEELGDDDAGSYLAHWPLRTPAGEPFDPEDIPLVRALRGEATPEVEMVIPLPDGKERTVLGIGVPLRDAAGEVDRAMVAFYDITERLRLERALIERQVEAEAAAADAALRAEESRALREIGRLLVSELDPARVLDLATRSAMELLGSRGAYVNAARGDGRARVGPALGIMAQVNGAVFPLAGSSLEIVQREGRTLVYNSPGEIPGGTGTLATFHRLGVRNVILAPMRAFGESFGVLGVVDRAEPFTPEDVRVLEALADSAAMAMHNARLLAGERRRADESRALLAAAEALSSTLDPAEVTARIVGIAEELTGAAGAGLTLVTGKAQDRVRTAVATGPLVPIQGLEGVLAGSLTEQVLRGGAPLILDTGDPDAPAPLRNLSQLGVGVLAAAPLRVGDEGLGVIAVVNPPGAPAFTGEHLRLLSLLANHAAIAVRNARLYEAAQEASHAKSNFLATMSHELRTPLNALEGYASLMADEIYGAVNQRQAHALSRMRASQRHLLGLIEQVLDVARLEAGAKRPEPEEVNLVSLAGSVVDALCGAAERKHLTLQIESEATPRIRTDLGMVRQILTNMVGNALKFTEHGGVVVRVRPHDGGVAVEVEDTGPGIAAEHVERVWEPFYQVEPTMTRREGGTGLGLPLAREYARILGGDLTVRSAPGTGSTFTLTLPHHLPPDP, translated from the coding sequence ATGCCCAGCCCAGAAGCCCGCCACCGCGACCACGAAGCGCGCTACGGCGCCGCGCGTGAAGGCGTGTGCGTGCTGGCGCCGGACTGGCGCTTCCGCTACGTAAACGCCTCGCTGCTGGAGATCCTCCACCTGCTGGGGAAGCGCGAGGGGGTGTCGTCGCTGTGGGATGCGCTCCCGGGGTGGCGCGGGACGCCGGAGGCCGAGTCGCTGGAGCGGGCGATGGAGGACCGCGCCGCCGTCTGCTTCCGTGTGGCGGGCGCGCGCGGGGCCGGGCGCACCTGGGAGGTGGAGGCCGAGCCGCTCCCCTCCGGCGACCTGCGCGTTCACGTGCGGCACGCCACCCCGCGCGCCACTCCCGCGCCCGAAACGGCCGCCACGCGCGAAGCGCGCCTGGCATCGATGGTCGCCCACCTCCCCGTCGCCGTCGCGCTGCTGGATGCGGAGACGCTGGAGGTGCGCGAGGCCAACGCCGCCTGCCACACCCTGCTCACCGCCCCCTGGCGCGCGCCGGGCTCGCTGGCGGGGCACACGCCGGCCGAGATCGTCCCGGGCTGGGCGGGGTCGGAGGCGGAGCAGCGGGTGAAGCGGGTGGTGGAGACCGGCGAGCCGTGGGAAGTGGCGGAGCTCCGCGTGCCTCCCACCGGGCCGCGCCCGGTGTGGCTGCGGCTGAACGTGCGCATGGTGGACGTCCCGGACGGCCGCCGCCACCTCCTCGTCGTCGCGGTGGAGGTGACGAACCCGGTGCGCGCCCGCCGTGCGGCCGAGGCGGAGCGGCGGGCCCTCTTCGACATCCTCGACACGCTGCCGGTCGGCGTGGTGGTAGCGTGGGCGCCGGAGGGGAGGATCGCGTACGTCAACCCCGCGGGCGCCAGCCTGGGCGGGCGCACGTCGGAAGAGCTGGGCGACGACGACGCGGGGAGCTACCTGGCGCACTGGCCGCTCCGCACCCCCGCCGGCGAGCCCTTTGACCCGGAAGATATCCCCCTGGTTCGCGCCCTCCGCGGCGAGGCGACGCCCGAGGTGGAGATGGTCATCCCCCTGCCGGACGGAAAGGAGCGCACGGTGCTGGGGATAGGCGTGCCGCTGCGCGACGCGGCGGGGGAGGTGGACCGCGCAATGGTCGCCTTCTACGACATCACCGAGCGGCTGCGGCTGGAGCGGGCGCTGATCGAGCGCCAGGTGGAGGCCGAAGCCGCCGCCGCCGACGCCGCCCTGCGCGCCGAGGAGAGCCGCGCCCTCCGCGAGATCGGGCGCCTCCTGGTGTCCGAGCTGGACCCCGCGCGCGTGCTGGATCTCGCGACCCGCTCCGCCATGGAGCTGTTGGGATCGCGCGGCGCCTACGTGAACGCGGCGCGCGGGGACGGCAGGGCGCGCGTGGGGCCGGCGCTCGGCATCATGGCGCAGGTGAACGGGGCCGTCTTCCCGCTCGCCGGCTCGTCGCTGGAGATCGTGCAGCGCGAGGGGCGCACCCTGGTCTACAACTCGCCGGGCGAGATCCCCGGCGGCACGGGAACGCTCGCGACCTTTCATCGGCTGGGCGTGCGCAACGTCATCCTGGCGCCGATGCGCGCCTTCGGTGAGTCGTTCGGCGTCCTCGGCGTGGTGGACCGCGCCGAGCCCTTCACCCCGGAAGACGTCCGGGTGCTCGAGGCTCTGGCCGACTCCGCCGCCATGGCGATGCACAACGCCCGCCTCCTGGCAGGCGAGCGGCGTCGCGCCGACGAGAGCCGCGCCCTTCTCGCCGCCGCCGAGGCGCTCTCCTCCACCCTCGACCCCGCCGAGGTGACGGCGCGCATCGTCGGGATCGCGGAGGAGCTGACGGGCGCCGCGGGTGCGGGGCTGACGCTGGTGACGGGCAAGGCGCAGGACCGGGTGAGGACGGCCGTAGCGACCGGGCCGCTGGTGCCCATCCAGGGGCTGGAGGGGGTGCTGGCGGGCTCGCTCACCGAGCAGGTCCTCCGCGGCGGCGCGCCGCTCATCCTGGACACCGGCGATCCCGACGCGCCCGCGCCGCTGCGTAACCTGTCACAGCTCGGTGTAGGCGTGCTCGCCGCGGCGCCGCTCCGCGTGGGCGACGAGGGGCTGGGCGTGATCGCCGTGGTGAACCCGCCGGGCGCCCCCGCCTTTACCGGCGAGCACCTGCGCCTCCTTTCGCTCCTGGCGAACCACGCCGCCATCGCCGTGCGCAACGCGCGGCTGTACGAGGCGGCGCAGGAGGCCAGCCACGCCAAGAGCAACTTCCTGGCGACGATGAGCCACGAGCTGCGCACCCCGCTGAACGCGCTGGAGGGGTACGCCTCGCTGATGGCGGACGAGATCTACGGCGCCGTCAACCAGCGCCAGGCGCACGCCCTCTCGCGGATGCGGGCGTCGCAGCGCCACCTCCTCGGCCTCATCGAGCAGGTGCTGGACGTCGCGCGCCTCGAAGCCGGCGCCAAGCGCCCCGAGCCGGAGGAGGTGAACCTCGTCTCCCTCGCCGGCTCGGTGGTGGACGCCCTGTGCGGCGCCGCCGAGCGCAAGCACCTCACGCTTCAAATCGAATCCGAGGCCACCCCCCGCATCCGCACGGATCTGGGGATGGTGCGCCAGATCCTCACGAACATGGTCGGCAACGCGCTCAAGTTCACCGAGCATGGTGGAGTGGTCGTGCGCGTCCGCCCCCACGACGGCGGCGTGGCGGTCGAAGTGGAGGACACCGGCCCCGGAATCGCCGCCGAGCACGTGGAGCGCGTCTGGGAGCCCTTTTACCAGGTGGAGCCCACGATGACGCGCCGCGAGGGCGGCACCGGCCTGGGCCTCCCCCTGGCACGCGAGTACGCGCGCATCCTGGGCGGTGACCTCACCGTCCGCAGCGCCCCCGGCACCGGCAGCACCTTCACCCTTACCCTCCCCCACCACCTGCCGCCCGACCCATAA
- a CDS encoding MarR family transcriptional regulator produces MVTFLSHFTPSMMPEDVIERIFVQRKRLASRLVTLVRESVLGTAKHHTLIVGPRGIGKTHLASLVYHRVRAIPELADQIRIAWLREEEWGIASFLDFVIRVLRALDEEYPQVGMAPRIDGLFAHKPEQAEREAVALLDEFVGDRTVFLLTENLDQLFEGLDDVGQQQFRAYLQDRASWTILATAPGLFSGISLQSSPFYGFFRVRHLKELSVDEAIELLQKIAELSGREDLASFVSTPVGRARIRAVHHLAGGNHRIYVIFSEFLTRETLDELVDPFLTTMDHLTPYYQARMQSLSPQQRKVVDFLCEIRHAVPVKEIAQRCFITQQTASAQLKLLKERGFVRSFSVGRESYYELMEPLLRLSLEVKKQRGEPIRLFVDFLRYWYTKAELEKRLQSTETMNPMDREYFFRALNEWDMTSFSQDNQIRAWEEQFLRSSDQRDFPQALEFAELLVHMRGAPTDYMRKADSLFNLQQFEQCLECLQEVSKLDTNQRVLTRLIGIVYMAMRRFDDVLQLVMDTPEAEKDPWFLRIRGSALASVGRTIEGVEAYTEAIALEETAHTRALLGKLLLDMGKLEQGELQLLRAVELDPNESLAWITLSSVEHARHNPEAAADASVRAAELAPDDFVIQALAGYSLELANKRSEAIARYQRAMELTPGGRPLQFRISKLLADSGEWEQALSALAIIPIRLEETTTDLGASEEILKRWLEARSSSHWSGEMASVAGLYAQRGLLPILSTAVVKSLGVIANTVIAPDALREWVRLWNSLAGTYPELELGVRLLDAGAEYHITGDPRHLLDLASEERAMVESIPGIRPLSELT; encoded by the coding sequence ATGGTCACCTTCCTTTCGCACTTCACCCCGAGCATGATGCCCGAGGACGTGATCGAGCGGATCTTCGTCCAGCGCAAACGCCTGGCGAGCCGCCTCGTTACCCTCGTCCGCGAAAGCGTCCTCGGCACCGCCAAGCACCACACACTGATCGTCGGCCCACGCGGCATCGGCAAGACGCACCTCGCGTCCCTCGTCTACCACCGTGTTCGCGCCATACCCGAGCTGGCGGACCAGATTCGGATTGCGTGGCTGCGCGAGGAGGAGTGGGGGATCGCGTCATTCCTAGATTTCGTAATCCGAGTCCTGCGCGCGCTGGATGAGGAATATCCGCAGGTTGGGATGGCCCCGAGGATTGACGGGCTCTTCGCGCACAAGCCGGAGCAAGCCGAACGCGAAGCCGTCGCGTTGCTGGACGAGTTCGTTGGCGACCGCACAGTCTTCCTGCTCACCGAGAACCTCGATCAGTTATTCGAGGGGCTGGACGACGTAGGGCAGCAGCAATTCCGCGCGTATCTGCAGGACCGCGCTTCGTGGACCATCCTCGCGACCGCACCGGGTCTGTTCAGCGGGATCTCCCTCCAGAGCTCGCCATTCTACGGGTTCTTTCGAGTCCGCCACCTGAAGGAGCTCTCGGTCGATGAGGCGATCGAGCTCCTCCAGAAGATCGCGGAGCTCAGCGGTCGCGAAGACCTGGCCTCTTTCGTCAGCACCCCGGTCGGGCGCGCACGAATCCGTGCGGTGCACCACCTCGCGGGGGGCAACCATCGGATCTACGTCATCTTTTCCGAATTCCTCACACGCGAGACCCTGGACGAGCTGGTGGATCCATTCCTGACCACGATGGACCACCTGACGCCGTACTACCAGGCGCGGATGCAGTCACTCTCGCCGCAGCAACGGAAGGTCGTCGACTTTCTGTGTGAAATCCGGCACGCCGTCCCAGTAAAGGAGATCGCGCAACGCTGCTTCATCACGCAGCAGACGGCATCCGCCCAGCTCAAGTTGCTCAAAGAACGCGGCTTCGTCCGCTCCTTCAGCGTGGGCCGCGAATCGTACTACGAGCTTATGGAGCCTCTGCTCCGCCTCTCACTTGAGGTGAAGAAGCAACGAGGAGAGCCGATCCGCCTGTTCGTCGACTTCCTGCGATACTGGTATACAAAAGCCGAACTGGAGAAGCGGCTGCAGTCCACCGAAACAATGAACCCAATGGACCGGGAATATTTCTTTCGCGCGCTGAATGAATGGGATATGACCTCGTTTTCCCAGGACAACCAAATCCGCGCGTGGGAAGAACAATTTTTGAGATCCAGCGATCAACGAGATTTTCCGCAGGCGTTGGAATTCGCCGAACTGCTCGTTCACATGCGGGGAGCACCTACCGATTACATGCGCAAAGCAGATAGTTTATTCAATTTGCAGCAGTTTGAGCAATGTCTAGAGTGCCTTCAGGAAGTAAGCAAATTAGATACTAACCAGCGAGTATTAACCCGTCTTATTGGGATCGTGTACATGGCAATGAGGCGGTTTGACGATGTGCTCCAACTCGTGATGGACACGCCTGAGGCGGAGAAAGACCCGTGGTTCCTTCGGATACGAGGATCTGCTCTTGCGTCTGTTGGGCGTACTATTGAGGGTGTTGAAGCTTACACCGAGGCCATCGCTCTAGAAGAAACCGCACACACGAGAGCACTACTTGGAAAACTACTGCTCGATATGGGGAAATTAGAGCAGGGGGAGTTGCAACTTCTACGTGCGGTCGAGCTAGACCCAAACGAATCGCTTGCATGGATAACATTAAGCAGCGTTGAACATGCCCGGCACAATCCAGAGGCGGCAGCAGACGCATCTGTAAGAGCGGCTGAACTCGCGCCCGACGATTTCGTCATCCAGGCATTAGCGGGTTACTCACTGGAGCTCGCAAATAAACGGAGCGAAGCAATCGCACGATATCAGAGGGCAATGGAGCTGACACCGGGAGGCCGTCCGCTGCAATTCCGCATCTCTAAGCTCCTAGCCGACAGCGGAGAATGGGAACAGGCGCTCTCCGCTCTTGCCATAATTCCGATAAGGTTGGAAGAGACTACAACTGATCTGGGGGCTAGTGAAGAAATACTGAAGCGGTGGCTAGAAGCCCGATCGAGCTCACATTGGAGCGGCGAGATGGCGTCGGTCGCGGGGCTCTACGCGCAACGCGGTCTGCTCCCTATCCTCTCAACCGCAGTTGTGAAGTCGTTGGGAGTGATCGCAAATACTGTGATCGCACCTGACGCGTTGCGGGAGTGGGTCCGCCTCTGGAACTCGCTCGCCGGGACGTATCCAGAGCTGGAACTTGGAGTACGGCTGCTAGACGCCGGCGCGGAGTACCACATTACCGGAGACCCGCGCCACCTCCTCGACCTCGCGTCGGAGGAGCGAGCGATGGTGGAGAGCATCCCAGGCATCCGACCGCTATCAGAACTGACCTGA
- a CDS encoding AAA family ATPase produces the protein MRANPGGQIAPSEVIGRGALIDRLWKVLDRQSVLLTAERRIGKTTVLKKMKLECPSGTLVFYRDLEGVRTPLEFVQKVVEDVDSSLSARDRGKSRARALMGALAGFEMGAVIKFPAFDDQDWKALLDATIADLASFQKQQVLFFWDEIPLMLYNLKARFGEELAMDVLDSLRALRQHHATVRMVFTGSIGLHNVLSSLKRGGYANDPVNDMLTIDMQSLSESDARTLARRLVDGEQLTSADPDALAGHIAEAVDRLPFYIHHVVDSLTERDDHSTAAVDAIIEERLADAQDPWHLRHYVERIRTYYEGEAIDVAFAILDHLATAENAVPFAELRNAVDAQHTGIAKQDVHDTLDLLKRDHYVVQNPRDGTYSFRVPIIRRWWRLHRGL, from the coding sequence ATGAGAGCGAACCCAGGAGGTCAGATCGCACCATCGGAGGTAATCGGCCGCGGCGCGCTAATCGATCGCCTTTGGAAGGTCCTGGACCGTCAGAGTGTTCTGCTCACGGCCGAGCGCCGGATCGGCAAGACCACCGTGTTGAAGAAGATGAAGCTTGAATGCCCTTCCGGCACGCTCGTCTTCTACCGCGATCTCGAGGGAGTGCGAACCCCTCTGGAGTTCGTGCAGAAGGTGGTGGAGGACGTCGACAGCAGTCTCAGTGCCCGGGATCGTGGCAAAAGCCGCGCACGCGCACTGATGGGCGCGCTAGCAGGATTCGAGATGGGAGCCGTCATCAAGTTCCCCGCCTTCGATGACCAGGATTGGAAGGCGCTCCTCGACGCGACCATCGCGGATCTCGCGAGCTTCCAGAAGCAGCAGGTCCTCTTTTTCTGGGACGAGATCCCGCTGATGCTCTACAACCTCAAGGCGCGCTTCGGGGAGGAGCTCGCGATGGACGTACTGGACTCGCTGAGGGCGCTCCGCCAGCACCACGCGACCGTTCGGATGGTGTTCACCGGGTCAATTGGGCTGCACAACGTGCTGTCGTCGCTGAAGCGCGGCGGTTACGCGAACGATCCGGTGAACGACATGCTCACCATCGACATGCAGTCACTCTCGGAATCCGACGCAAGGACGCTCGCGCGGCGCCTGGTCGACGGCGAGCAGCTCACGTCCGCGGACCCCGATGCGCTCGCCGGGCATATCGCGGAGGCAGTGGACCGGCTCCCGTTCTACATCCACCACGTCGTCGACAGCCTGACGGAGCGGGACGACCACAGTACCGCGGCCGTGGATGCGATCATCGAGGAACGCCTCGCCGACGCGCAGGACCCCTGGCACCTGCGCCACTACGTGGAGCGTATCCGCACGTACTACGAAGGTGAAGCCATCGATGTCGCGTTCGCGATTCTCGATCACCTCGCGACCGCTGAAAATGCGGTTCCCTTCGCCGAGCTGCGCAATGCCGTGGACGCACAGCATACCGGAATCGCCAAGCAGGACGTTCACGACACGCTCGACCTCCTGAAGCGCGACCACTACGTCGTGCAGAATCCGCGCGACGGCACGTACTCATTCCGCGTCCCCATCATCCGCCGCTGGTGGCGCCTTCATCGAGGCCTCTGA
- a CDS encoding MarR family transcriptional regulator: MEGSVQQFVERMGLLCEREGMPRGAGRMFGLLLIGDRAYSLDELAEKLQASKASVSTNARMLESLGLIERVSSLGDRRDFYRAGDDPWERMLRVAQGRWMDMIQLFDEARESLPADRAVGCERLCGAARFHRLLVDRVEGLIQEWKETRRASRRTAGDAA, encoded by the coding sequence ATGGAAGGATCGGTACAGCAGTTCGTGGAGCGGATGGGGCTCCTTTGCGAGCGCGAGGGGATGCCCCGCGGGGCCGGGCGCATGTTCGGGCTCCTGCTGATCGGCGACCGGGCGTACTCGCTGGACGAGCTCGCGGAGAAGCTGCAGGCGAGCAAGGCGTCCGTCAGCACCAACGCGCGCATGCTGGAGTCGCTGGGGCTCATCGAGCGGGTGTCGTCGCTGGGGGACCGGCGTGACTTCTACCGCGCGGGCGACGATCCGTGGGAGAGGATGCTCCGCGTGGCGCAGGGGCGCTGGATGGACATGATCCAGCTCTTCGACGAGGCCCGCGAGAGCCTCCCCGCCGACCGCGCCGTGGGGTGCGAGCGCCTGTGCGGGGCGGCCCGCTTCCACCGGCTCCTGGTGGACCGGGTGGAAGGACTGATCCAGGAGTGGAAGGAGACCCGCCGCGCCAGCCGCCGCACCGCGGGCGATGCGGCGTGA